From Triticum urartu cultivar G1812 chromosome 2, Tu2.1, whole genome shotgun sequence, a single genomic window includes:
- the LOC125541442 gene encoding ice-structuring protein-like, producing the protein MDNPPAGNVVNPPAAAAAGNNVADPPPPPPAAAAAADIVADPPPAAAAAAAAANNVANPPAAAGPAAVDARWKKEDKTHAIIILAAAAIALLLVVLLIIHPWKK; encoded by the exons ATGGACAATCCTCCGGCCGGCAACGTGGTCAATCctccggcagcggcggcggcgggcaacAACGTGGCcgatcctcctcctcctcctccggcggcggcagcagcagcagacaTCGTAGCCGATCctcctccggcggcggcggcggcagcagcagcagcaaacAACGTGGCCAATCCTCCAGCGGCGGCG GGTCCTGCTGCAGTGGATGCCCGGTGGAAGAAGGAGGACAAGACGCATGCCATCATAATTCTGGCCGCTGCGGCGATCGCTCTGCTTCTTGTGGTGCTGTTGATTATCCATCCGTGGAAGAAGTAG